The following proteins come from a genomic window of Schistocerca cancellata isolate TAMUIC-IGC-003103 chromosome 10, iqSchCanc2.1, whole genome shotgun sequence:
- the LOC126106756 gene encoding putative methyltransferase C9orf114 isoform X2, with protein MTRRSCTQLARILQYLECPQYLRRFFFPLHKDLEYAGLVNPLDAPHHLRKDEDFPFREGVTVKRPGKPGRCVVNVGLQRDVIADRALLPGLRVTVRLLPPSHKEAKRTRAAIVSPVTPRAEMGIYWGYTVRVASSLSAVFTQCPFEGGYDLTIGTSDKGTPASQLKRKQLSGYRHALIVFGGLQGLEAALENDEQLNVEQPSLLFDHYVNTCPSQGTRTLRTEEALLISLAVLQKKLKTKAVPVQSQAGAAEEETNEEEMQIEQ; from the exons ATGACCCGCCGGAGCTGCACCCAGCTGGCGAGGATCCTGCAGTACCTGGAGTGCCCCCAGTACCTCCGGAGGTTCTTCTTCCCCCTGCACAAAGACCTCGAGTACGCCGGGCTTGTGAACCCCCTCGATGCCCCTCACCACCTACGGAAGGATGAAGATTTTCCATTCAG GGAAGGAGTTACGGTGAAGCGGCCAGGGAAACCTGGCAGGTGTGTGGTCAACGTCGGGCTGCAGCGAGACGTGATCGCCGACCGCGCACTCCTGCCTGGTCTCAGAGTTACCGTGCGCCTCCTGCCACCGTCCCACAAGGAGGCAAAGCGGACACGAGCTGCCATTGTATCCCCAGTGACACCGCGCGCTGAGATGGGCATCTACTGGGGGTACACTGTCAGAGTGGCGTCTTCCCTGAGTGCCGTGTTCACACAGTGCCCCTTTGAGGGTGGTTACGACCTCACCATTGGGACCTCTGACAAGGGTACACCAGCTTCTCAACTGAAAAGGAAACAACTGTCTGG GTACCGCCATGCACTTATAGTATTTGGTGGCCTCCAGGGGTTGGAGGCTGCTCTTGAAAACGACGAACAGTTAAATGTCGAGCAGCCCAGCCTCTTGTTCGACCACTACGTGAACACCTGCCCTTCCCAGGGCACCCGCACGTTACGTACAGAAGAGGCGTTGCTGATCTCACTGGCAGTGCTGcagaagaaactgaaaacaaaGGCAGTGCCTGTGCAGAGTCAAGCTGGTGCAGCGGAAGAGGAAACAaatgaggaggag